The Metarhizium brunneum chromosome 5, complete sequence sequence TTGCAATGAAACATGGAACTAACTAGGAAAACAGGGTGGAGCTCTTATTCGTCTTATTCCTGCGATACTTGCAATCTCTTCGATCAACTCAGCTACGCAAGGCTTCGGATATTGCAtccttggcggcgcagcaCACTTCTCTTAATGTTTCGAAGCCACTTGCAACGTCGTAACAGATGTGGGAGAGACGACTGTTTAGTCAAAAAACAATCTGGTTTATCGAATCACTGGGTATTTTCTCAGCGCATTTGTACATGTTTAGTTAGAATTTTTGTCTGAGATGTCTTTGCATTCCACGATATGATACGAAATTTAAGGGTAGATATTATTATTGGCAATCAAAGTGTAGTTGCTGTTGTCGTCGAGAATCATCTTTGAACGCATAGTGGATTGTGCATTGCGAAGCAATACAAGGCTAAAATAGCGCGGAGAGTTGCGTGCAGTGTCTCGCAATTCGGAATATTCAAATCACAAGCTACCGATGATGAAGATCTTGTTTCTCTATTAACAGGAACTTGAGAACACAATTACTACCTACCGAATATCTATCTGGGTAGGCGCCTCTGCACAATCCGGCTCCAAGGATGCAAAAGGAAACAGATTTAGGTGAAAATATTGGAAGACCAGTCGACTTGTCCTGTTAACACGACAGTGAACCGCCACCCAACTTCGTAACATGGAGGTGGAGCCCATGTCCAGGTTTCCATTATGTCAGCGAAGTGGGTCACCAGCAAGTCGTCTagggcttggagcatcacacacttttttttcgcaACCTGATTTGGAACTATCACGAAGTCATCCTTGACATCAGACATCTGGgaagcagccatggcgagtAAGTAATGCGACAGTTTTTGTCCTTGGTATACGATTTACTGATACTAGGTGGATAGAGTCAAAGAATTCCTCGCAGCACAATCAGTGGCGCAAGGCCCACCGCAACGGGTTCGCCAAATCTCGACAAAAATGTGATTGCAAAATACTGACGGAttgacagcatcaagaagcccaagacttCGAGGTACCCCTCGCTGAAGGGCACAGACCCCAAGTTTCGACGAAACCACCGCCATGCTCTCCACGGTACCGCTAAAGCATTGGTATGCAATACTTCCCGATATAACGAATCTACAATTCGAAACTGACCAACGGAACAGAAAGAGGCGAAGGAGGGCAAGCGAGAAGTTGTGTGAGGATATATGATCACGGCTGGGTTGTTGTGGTTACTGAACGCGAACGTGCTGGATTGCCCCGAGAGGTCAAGCGGCAGTTGATACAGACATCGAATGGAAATGCTACTGCTCATGCCTATTGTCCATATCAGAGGACGTAGTCGATAAACAAATAAAACTACCATTGCAGGTCCTCGAGGACGCCATGCAGCTACGTTTGTTTTCACTCATGTTGTCCGGGAAGGTGATTTCGTCTCGCCGGTGTCACTTGGTGGTTATGCATGACACGCGAATCTAAGCCTCAATGTATTGGGTCTAGAAGCCTCAGCGATCCTGTTACACTTTTGTAGTGTAGGCGGTTAGCGGTCCTCTCGGCTGAACTTACAAACGTGTCCGGAGCCTCAACCAGTCACTCATTAAATAAGTCAAGTTGCTCCAACGGCCAGTATCCCAGTAAAGTCTCGGGCATGAATCTGCGAATACAATCGGACGCAATGACCCCCCCCTCAAAATAAGTTGTCGCCAGTAATTGTGTCGCGATGAGCAAAACGAGCCTATAGTGGGTCCTACTGCACGCTTGCTGCCTGCTCTGCGTTTCTTCAACCTCTCATCCTGTCCCTTCTCTATATTTTGCATGCTTCGTAGTCGCAGCAGCACGGGGGGAGCGTTAGGCGGCCCTTTCTATCGCATTACAATTGTCTGCTAAGCTTTGGCGATTCTGACCCCATCAATCCATATACGTACGAAACTAAATAAGTGTGCATCAATGCATGCACAGTCTATATCTTTGTAGGGAGGAGACGAATGCTTTTTTAGATGGTTGCCACATGGGAGGTCAGCACTGTCGTGACATGGAGGCTGAAACAGACAATGGTTGAACTTTGAACATGCTAAATATATACTCAGAAAGGCGAGGTAGAATATTAACTCGGACATGTACTGATGGTCCATAAATATGCCAATAGATATGAAATCATCGGTGCTTTTCCGCTAGATATATTCATATTATGGTCGTTCGTCCCTGGCAGATACACagcgtatgtatgtattcgTCTTGTCAATGAAGCTTGGAAAGTATCGCGGTCCAGCCAATCAACTCCTGTTGAGGCCCCAGATTTCGGGTCCCTCGTTGTTCAGGCCTCTGGCGCCCAGCCCCTCTGCCTGTACATGTGCCTTTCATTACCTAAGGCGCTTGAGCCCCCATCCAGGGTTTATTGTGCATCAGAGCAGGACTTGGAACCCACCTCAACCAGACGACTGACCAGAGTGCTTCATGCCAGCACTTCCTTTTCCTGCTACAGCATCACCAACAGGGCTCTGGTCCGCACGCCACGCGGCAGAATCTATCACTTCTTTCACTTTGCCTGCCTGGAAGCAGACGGACACAACGTGTATTTCATTAATCACCTGTGGGCACGCCCTTTCTGTTCTTTGTGGTAAGTATCTTTCAGACACTTGCACTGATCGTTCGTCCTGGCCCAACACAAACAAAAGGGTTTGCCCTTCTGATCAACTCAACCGTCCCTGGGCATCCTCTTGAAGAAATGAAAGTAACAGATCTTTAGCTCGACCTGTGTTTCTTCTGCTGGAACATGCAGTAGCCTGCTCGTTCTTTCTTGTCTAAACTCCTTTGAGGTCAGCCGGTCACTGCAGGAGTCTACGCAAGCTTCTCTCCCCGACCCTGATCCAAGCCTGATATTCACGCCGGCTCGTTCCATCTTCAAGGCTTATACTCGACGACCCAATAGTTCTCAACATGTCTGGTAATAACATCATTGGAAATCGAAATAGTACCCCAGAGGCGAATAGTACCTCGACGCTACGCCCACCATCGGCCAGGGCAATTGGCTCAGGAAGCTCCCTTCGAGCCTCTGCCGACATGACTGTCCTCACAGGTTCATCTTCTGTTAGTCGTATTCGGCCTTCCTCCGATTTCTACGGCCAGGCTCAGCAAGGGCATGGCCAAGGGAACGCGGAAAACGACTCTCAAGATAAAATCGCACAGCAATGGATTGCCGATATTGACCAATATGAAACAACTTTGGAAGAAATGGCCGCTGCAACTTTAGACCAGGACTTCAAGGATGAGTTGAGTGCTATAGAGCAGTGGTTTCGGGTCTTGAGCGAGGCGGAGCGGACTGCCGCCTTGTACGCTCTCTTACAACAAACCACTCAAGTACAGATTCGTTTCTTCATTCAGGTTCTTCAACAGATGGGGAAAAACCACCCTATGTCAGGTGTCTTGTCTCCTGCAAATTTTGACAAAGGTACGCTGCCGCTTTGCCAACCTCCGGAAATCTGGCCTCGGTCTCTAATGATTGCAGACCCAATGTCCAATCGCCTCAGCGATGCTATGAACAAGTTAAATGTTGATTCGGCCCGCAACTCCTTTTCCCGAAACTCAACTATAGCTTCCGCTAAGCGAAACTCCGGCCTTGACCCCTCGACCATTAATGCTATGTTTCCTGACGCTGCGGCAGCGATAGCAACAGAGAAAGCAAAATTCACACAGCAAACCGGAAATCCTCCATCCTCGAATCGCAACTCCGCCGCCATCGATACCCGCGTGTCGATCTCGGGTGGACAAGAAGCCCGTGATGCTAGCGCGCTGAACCCAGCTTCCCCATGGGGTGCCGGCGCTGTAAATGAGCCGTCAACTGCCAAAGGAAATACATCACAGGTGCCAATGGGCCAGTTTGTGCAGCCACCGCCTTCGGGGGGCCTTAGGTCCCCACGGCCACAGATGGCCGGTGGTTCTACTATACAAAGCACCACACTTAATGCTCCCGAGAAGAATCCCTCTGATCTGCCTTTATTATCCCCATATCAGTCGGGTAGCGGAAATTGGGCATCCATGGTGAATACTCCAATGGCGCCGACGTTCAATGCGGCTACTACCGGTGGCAAGCAAgccgacatgatggcaaaTGCCACTGTTATGAAACTTGCTGCACTCTCAACCGTCAACAATCGTATTGCCTTGGATGACGTACGCAAATACCGCCGTGCCAGATCTAACGATGCGCCCGGTAGCGCCCACGCTCAGGTGTCACCTTCCAGCCAGGCTGTAAACCTGCCGGGTACCAATGTAGTGATGATCAATGAGCACGGTCAGGTTTTGAGCCCCGAGCAAGTGCTGGCCATGCAAGCGCAACAGAGTATCGGGCTTGGAGGGCAAAGATCCCGCCCTAGCTCTCCTGGTTTAGCGATGCATCAGACGTTGGGACCTGTGCCGCATTTTACTTCACCACAACACAACGGTTTTTTGAGCGCCTACGATGGCTCGTCTGGCCTGTTGGGCACTGGTATCCCAGCCGTAAGTTTAGGTCAGCTAGGTATGACCGGTCACGAAGGCTACTTGTCAGATCATTCCGATATAGTACGGGGTCGTTCACCTAGAGGTCGACGAGGTAGTTCCAAGGCACCAGAAGATCCGGCCGATCCGACGCTACTGCAGGACATTCCAAGTTGGCTCCGTAGCCTTCGTTTGCATAAATACACAGAAAACCTAAGAGACATGAAATGGACAGAATTGATTGAACTCGATGATAAGGCGCTAGAGGAACGAGGCGTCAATGCACTAGGTGCACGAAGAAAGATGCTCAAGGTCTTTGAGCAAGTTAAAGGTATGTATTTCATCCCCCAGTGATGACTGAACGACTGCGGTGATCTGACGCAAAATGCAGAAGCAAAAGCCGAAGGCAGGCTATGAGAATGCAAATTCTTAGATCAATGCTGCTTACTGGCAAGTTGTGACATGATAAATATGGTTATAATTGCAAATCTATCCAATAAACGAACTAGAATTGGCATTATTTTCCCGCGCAAGGGCGATGGCACACAGTGAATATATGTTATTATTCTTGCTCAATATTGACTGGCGTTGTGATTTTGCTTTTCAGGCACCTGATACAAAGGGCATTCATCGAATGAATTTGTGTACTCGTATCAGCAACCTAGAGACTAGACAATAGTGAAGTGCTGATCAATCCATGTAATCTTTTGGTTCTCGAGATCAGTACTAACCTACcaacctacctaggtacctaggtagatagGAAGGCAGTAATAGTAACTATATCTGGCTGGACCTCTGCAAGTCCTGATAGATCCTACAACAACTATGTCCGCGAGCTATTCCAACTTCTGAAGATTGCGCTGACTAATAAGCGTGGCTTTACGGAGACCCACTGTGTCGCACGAATACGTACATCCATACACGACATTGGTCGTGTATGGGATAATTAATACCTTGCCAACAAACAATCAACAACCCCAGCAAAACTAGGCTGCCACTGGCTTTATGCGCCCTCGGCCTTACGGACCATCTCTTATGGTATATAACGGACCTACAGTTCAGCTGATAATAGCTAGAAACCAAGCTTGTTTAGTGggccgtactccgtaccactcATTTTCCTCGAGGTCGTGGGATCGGTTGGGAAAGTGGGAAGGAAGTAGAAACATGATCTACGACTCGCAAAAAGTTTTACTCCACGAAAGCCATGGAGAATAGTCCGCCTCTGAGGTAAACTACAGCATTTGACTTCTTACTCAGCAACCTACTCAATACTATTATTTGACTAACTAATGTGACCAAGGATCCTCGATGAGGTGTCAGACGCAGATTCTGACCTTGAGGAGCTTCAAGGAGATATCGCGAAGTTTGATGAATCCGTCAGAGAATTCCTCGCGTCGCAGAGAGGAACATCAGATGTTCCCAGACTATCGCGTGGTACATCCAGGGGCAGAGGGCTGCGAGGCCCGCGCAAAGCAGCGAAGCCGAGAGGCGACATCACAGCCAGGCTCTCTAAAGTTAATCAGGCATTTTTAAGTGGCGATTATGAACAAGCCATGGACCTTGCCTTCGAGGTCATCAGGATCAACGCGGAAACACATCAAGCTTGGACGGCTCTCGCTTCGATTTTCAGAGAGCGCGGTGAAATAGACAGAGCTTTATCAGCAATGGTGTATGCAGCTCATCTTCGGCCAAAGGATGTATCGGGGTGGCTTAGATGCGCCTCGTTTGCATTGGATTCCATTActggtgaagatgatgagccCGGAAATCTGCACACCGCTCGACTCTGCTATTCGGCAGCTGTTAGAGCAGATCCTACAAATATTGAAGCTCGTCTCAGTAAAGCTGATGTATGTCATAGACAAGGCCATCTCTCTGCTGCCATCACGGAGTATAATACTGTTCTCAAACGACGTCCATACGAGCTTGACACCATACGGAAACTTGCTGAGGCATGTATCGACTCGAAAAACGCAGCAACTTTGATGCCTTCCGCCATAAATGCGTATCGACATTATTTTGACCATGCAATGAGAGAAATGCAGCATGAAGCTCAAGATATGCTCTGGCACGATGTTGGAATCTATGTGGGACTCCTTGCCCAGGTGGAGAGAGTTCAAGAAGCGATTTCAGAGTTGAAACGACTTTCAAGATGGCTGCTTGGACGCTCTGCCGAAACGTTTTGGGACAACTGGCGAGATGACGACAGAGAATGGGATATACTAGACAATCGGCGTGTATCCGTTCCAGAATTCTCTCATCTTGGCACCAACTCGACACAGTTTGGACAGTCCCTGCCTTTAGACCTCCGCGTCCGACTGGCGACATATCGACTTAGGAACGGTGATTATTCAGAGGCCATGGTAGGCATACTACCCCCTTCATGATTTCTTATTCCTATCAATGTTGTTAATTAAGGTATCAGAAACACTTGGATCACTTGGATCCGGACGATCCATCCACCACAGCTTTTGCTGACGACTTTACGTTCTTGATATACGACCTGGGTGTGGAATTGGGCAAAAATGGCCAAGCATCAAGGGCAATCCGGTACTTTGAACTGTTGCGCTCTATGCCTGGGGACCCTGACGCTGCGGTCTTATTGCAGCTAGGACGATGCTACCTGGATACTGGAGAGTCTGCAATGGCTGAGGAGTACCTATTAGCCGCACTAGATGCCGACGAAGACAACATAGATGCTCGCATTGAACTCGCAAATATGTATGAGAAAGTTCGAGAGGATGAGGAAGCTTTGATATTGGCGGCTGAAGCTTTGGCTCTTCGTGGAGTCCAAGACCAGGATCATTTCATCAATGATGCTGACATAGGCAAGGTCCGAATCCGACCCTCCGCCAGCCGTAAGCAACGAGACTTACAGAGACGATTTCAAGGGGGTGATAACGCAGACAGATCAAATCTGATAGGTAATGGAACCAGGCGGCCAGCCATTCCTAGAAGACATCGGTCAAAAAAGCTCGCCGGCCCTGACAGACGTCAAGAAGACGAACAAATACGTGCCCTCAAACTTTCTCAACAGTATGCTATTGTACGGGATTTAAAACAACGCATTTCAGAAGGTCATAAGGAGTTGATACCTGATTGGATGGCATCTTCCAAGGAACTAGTCGATGACTTCAGGTCTCTGAAGCGATTCTACAGCTGGGACAACTATTTGCGCTTTCTTGGGTCGAAAGTTTTAATGCATAAGTCAAGCGCAAACCAGCCAGAGACCGAACTCTCCCAAATGTACCAAAGATTGACACGTTGTAAGTGACCGAACACGAACAATGTGTTTGAGCCAGTCATTCTATTAATTTGTTTATGTAAATTTATGTTAACACAATAACCATTGAAGCAATCGCTCCACCATCTGAGCAATCTAGCCACACATCGGCTATTCCTAGTCTTGCAACCCATCAAGGCATTTCATTCGATGATTGGTTGGATTTATTTCTCGACTATGCTATTGGTTTGGCAATTGCTCATCGGCGACAAGAAGCGTACCAAGTTTGtcaagccgccaaagactCCACCGTTTTCCAATCTTCAAAGCACGGATTCATCATTCATGTGGCGTGGAGCGGTAAGGTTATGTTCAGCCTGTAGTGGAATACCCAACGCTGACCAGAGCAAGTATGTGCAATCTACACCAACGACGAAGAACGGTGTGTGGCAATTGCGCGG is a genomic window containing:
- the RPL29 gene encoding 60S ribosomal protein L29, producing MAKSKNSSQHNQWRKAHRNGIKKPKTSRYPSLKGTDPKFRRNHRHALHGTAKALKEAKEGKREVV
- the VTS1 gene encoding Protein VTS1 — translated: MSGNNIIGNRNSTPEANSTSTLRPPSARAIGSGSSLRASADMTVLTGSSSVSRIRPSSDFYGQAQQGHGQGNAENDSQDKIAQQWIADIDQYETTLEEMAAATLDQDFKDELSAIEQWFRVLSEAERTAALYALLQQTTQVQIRFFIQVLQQMGKNHPMSGVLSPANFDKDPMSNRLSDAMNKLNVDSARNSFSRNSTIASAKRNSGLDPSTINAMFPDAAAAIATEKAKFTQQTGNPPSSNRNSAAIDTRVSISGGQEARDASALNPASPWGAGAVNEPSTAKGNTSQVPMGQFVQPPPSGGLRSPRPQMAGGSTIQSTTLNAPEKNPSDLPLLSPYQSGSGNWASMVNTPMAPTFNAATTGGKQADMMANATVMKLAALSTVNNRIALDDVRKYRRARSNDAPGSAHAQVSPSSQAVNLPGTNVVMINEHGQVLSPEQVLAMQAQQSIGLGGQRSRPSSPGLAMHQTLGPVPHFTSPQHNGFLSAYDGSSGLLGTGIPAVSLGQLGMTGHEGYLSDHSDIVRGRSPRGRRGSSKAPEDPADPTLLQDIPSWLRSLRLHKYTENLRDMKWTELIELDDKALEERGVNALGARRKMLKVFEQVKEAKAEGRL
- the sfc4 gene encoding Transcription factor tau subunit sfc4, producing the protein MENSPPLRILDEVSDADSDLEELQGDIAKFDESVREFLASQRGTSDVPRLSRGTSRGRGLRGPRKAAKPRGDITARLSKVNQAFLSGDYEQAMDLAFEVIRINAETHQAWTALASIFRERGEIDRALSAMVYAAHLRPKDVSGWLRCASFALDSITGEDDEPGNLHTARLCYSAAVRADPTNIEARLSKADVCHRQGHLSAAITEYNTVLKRRPYELDTIRKLAEACIDSKNAATLMPSAINAYRHYFDHAMREMQHEAQDMLWHDVGIYVGLLAQVERVQEAISELKRLSRWLLGRSAETFWDNWRDDDREWDILDNRRVSVPEFSHLGTNSTQFGQSLPLDLRVRLATYRLRNGDYSEAMKHLDHLDPDDPSTTAFADDFTFLIYDLGVELGKNGQASRAIRYFELLRSMPGDPDAAVLLQLGRCYLDTGESAMAEEYLLAALDADEDNIDARIELANMYEKVREDEEALILAAEALALRGVQDQDHFINDADIGKVRIRPSASRKQRDLQRRFQGGDNADRSNLIGNGTRRPAIPRRHRSKKLAGPDRRQEDEQIRALKLSQQYAIVRDLKQRISEGHKELIPDWMASSKELVDDFRSLKRFYSWDNYLRFLGSKVLMHKSSANQPETELSQMYQRLTRSIAPPSEQSSHTSAIPSLATHQGISFDDWLDLFLDYAIGLAIAHRRQEAYQVCQAAKDSTVFQSSKHGFIIHVAWSVCAIYTNDEERCVAIARHLMRDGATTDSYRMFSLLSMLCQSPASWYTSGPAQKYILRQIKAIDVSHEAAAVRRGGTGENEEAGDLTSLDIDICLLMLYGHILFTSTSYSYSLGYFLRARSLDPTNAMINLSLGLAYVHYGLKRQSSNRQYLILQGQSFLSLYARQHTNGDDYALAERYYNMGRLFQLLGIGYLSSAYYAMALDICKNGGGSRDLSALILANTLISLLTVGNNDVALSVLRNNLKL